One Mercurialis annua linkage group LG3, ddMerAnnu1.2, whole genome shotgun sequence DNA window includes the following coding sequences:
- the LOC126672382 gene encoding uncharacterized protein LOC126672382: MCVDFTDLNKACPKDSYPLPNIDQLVDSTACYLLYSVVDAAQGYHQIPMEEKDQEKTSFVTDRGTYCYKVMPFGLKNAGATYQRLVNFMFQDQLGRNVEAYVDDIIVKSLTAEEHAQDLEETFKVLNKFGMKLNPAKCAFGVKAGKFLGYLISQRGIEANPEKIQAVIDMKAPPSVRDVQKLNGRVTTLGRFISSSAKKCLPFFKQLRNMKKFKWDEDCQVAFEELKSFLTNPPLLRRETIASVLVREEEEEQRPIYYISRTLKGAELNYPTIDKLALAVVITTKKLKPYFQGHTVIVRTNQPLRKALYRPETSGRLVSWSVQLGEHDIRYEPRTTLKAQALADFVAEMTEKPCDSATEELTWNLFVDGASSDQGAGAGVVLLGPHKITIEYAVHLSFKATNNVAGTNMFYSFLRQIFMPYANNVAEYEAILTGLEITIEVKAEKLKIHSDSQLVASQVLGQFQTKDQNMAKYMARAKEQLKKIEKNGGQWEIIPIPREENTRADAIAKAAVVKSQLYVSLQMKEERLTPTVEEQQVLPVAVLDPWMQPIVAYLADGVLPEGRTDAAKLVRISSVYSLIEGALYRTSVTHPWSKCISLEEGSYVLREIHEGECGAHEGAVTLYRKAMLQGFYWPTMKKDAEEMVKKCDKCQKFGSLIRTPAAHQSTIGSPWPFMIWGVDILGPFVPARGQVKFIVVAVDHFTKWIEVQPMSTITSKKIQKWLSNEVMSSFRDFCTELGILLKFSSVAHPQTNGLTEVTNRTILSGIKKRLGDLKGRWIDELYHVVWAYRTTPRKATGETLFRLTYGTEAVLQVELGMPTLRVQVLDEDRNEDSLRLCLDLLEERRQQVAIRAEAYRRQMTKYHNARVKERKFEEGDLVLKKAEIGRGAARVGKLEAKWDGPYRVVAVVGKGAYKIAHLDGTPLPRTWNVENLKLYLQ; this comes from the exons ATGTGTGTCGATTTCACAGACTTGAACAAGGCCTGCCCAAAGGACAGCTACCCGCTCCCCAACATAGACCAGTTAGTGGACTCAACAGCCTGCTATCTTCTATATAGCGTCGTAGACGCAGCGCAAGGGTATCATCAAATACCGATGGAGGAGAAGGATCAAGAGAAAACTTCATTCGTCACAGATCGAGGGACGTACTGTTACAAAGTCATGCCGTTTGGATTAAAGAACGCAGGAGCCACCTATCAACGTCTGGTCAACTTTATGTTCCAAGACCAGCTGGGGAGGAATGTAGAGGCCTACGTGGATGACATAATTGTGAAAAGCCTAACAGCAGAGGAACATGCCCAGGACTTAGAAGAAACCTTCAAAGTCCTGAATAAGTTCGGAATGAAACTCAACCCGGCAAAATGTGCTTTCGGTGTTAAAGCAGGGAAATTCCTAGGCTATCTGATCAGCCAACGAGGAATAGAAGCAAACCCAGAAAAGATCCAAGCAGTGATAGATATGAAGGCCCCCCCGAGTGTGAGGGATGTACAGAAGCTGAATGGCAGAGTCACGACACTGGGACGTTTCATTTCTTCCTCAGCCAAAAAATGCCTGCCGTTTTTCAAACAACTCCGGAACATGAAGAAATTCAAATGGGATGAGGATTGCCAAGTCGCATTCGAAGAATTAAAGTCATTCTTGACTAACCCGCCCCTATTGA GGAGAGAGACTATCGCCTCAGTACTAGTACGGGAGGAAGAGGAGGAGCAACGGCCGATATACTACATAAGCAGAACGCTAAAAGGGGCAGAGCTCAATTACCCAACCATAGACAAACTTGCACTTGCCGTCGTTATAACCACCAAAAAGCTCAAACCGTATTTCCAAGGACACACAGTCATAGTGCGCACAAACCAGCCTTTGAGGAAAGCATTGTACCGACCTGAGACTTCAGGACGATTGGTCAGTTGGTCGGTACAACTGGGAGAGCACGACATCAGGTACGAACCAAGAACCACCTTGAAAGCCCAGGCACTCGCGGATTTCGTGGCAGAGATGACAGAAAAACCGTGTGACTCAGCAACCGAGGAGTTGACATGGAACCTATTCGTAGACGGAGCCTCCAGTGACCAAGGAGCCGGAGCAGGTGTAGTCCTATTAGGACCTCACAAAATCACAATTGAGTATGCAGTACACCTAAGCTTCAAGGCTACCAACAATGTGGCAGGTACAAATATGTTTTATTCATTTCTCAGGCAAATATTTATGCCATATGCTAACAAtgtagcagaatatgaggccatCTTAACAGGACTCGAAATCACAATTGAAGTAAAGGCGGAAAAGTTAAAAATCCACAGTGATTCCCAACTAGTCGCTAGCCAGGTGCTGGGACAATTCCAGACCAAGGACCAAAACATGGCGAAATACATGGCAAGAGCAAAGGAACAACTCAAGAAGATCGAAAAGAacggaggacaatgggaaatcataCCCATCCCCAGAGAAGAGAACACCAGAGCAGATGCAATAGCCAAGGCAGCCGTAGTGAAAAGCCAACTATACGTATCACTCCAAATGAAGGAGGAGCGGTTAACACCAACAGTAGAGGAGCAGCAGGTGTTACCAGTCGCAGTCCTTGATCCATGGATGCAACCCATAGTGGCATATTTAGCGGACGGAGTCCTACCTGAAGGACGTACCGATGCGGCTAAGCTAGTTCGAATTTCCTCCGTTTACTCACTAATAGAGGGAGCACTGTACCGGACCTCAGTCACACACCCATGGTCTAAATGCATATCACTAGAAGAAGGAAGCTACGTCCTTCGGGAAATCCATGAAGGAGAATGTGGAGCTCATGAGGGCGCAGTAACTCTATACAGAAAAGCAATGTTACAGGGATTTTATTGGCCCACGATGAAAAAAGACGCTGAAGAAATGGTCAAGAAGTGCGATAAATGCCAGAAATTTGGGTCGCTCATCAGAACCCCAGCCGCTCACCAGTCAACTATTGGAAGCCCTTGGCCCTTCATGATCTGGGGAGTAGACATACTGGGACCTTTTGTCCCAGCGAGAGGACAGGTAAAGTTTATAGTCGTCGCAGTCGACCATTTCACCAAGTGGATAGAGGTACAACCCATGAGCACCATTACAAGTAAGAAAATCCAGAAGTGGTTATCAAACGAAGTCATGAGCAG CTTCAGAGATTTCTGCACTGAGCTAGGAATTCTCTTAAAATTCTCCTCAGTAGCACACCCGCAAACCAACGGACTaacagaagtcaccaaccgcACCATCCTTTCTGGAATAAAGAAGCGGCTAGGAGACTTAAAAGGGAGATGGATTGATGAGCTTTATCATGTGGTCTGGGCCTATCGAACCACCCCCAGAAAAGCAACAGGGGAAACCCTATTTCGCCTCACGTATGGCACCGAAGCTGTTCTCCAAGTAGAACTTGGAATGCCAACCTTACGAGTTCAGGTCTTAGACGAAGATCGCAACGAGGATTCCCTGAGGCTATGCCTGGACCTCCTCGAAGAAAGAAGACAGCAGGTAGCAATCCGAGCTGAGGCATATCGCAGACAGATGACCAAGTATCACAACGCCCGAgtcaaagaaagaaaattcGAAGAAGGAGACTTAGTCTTGAAAAAGGCAGAAATTGGAAGAGGAGCCGCCAGAGTTGGAAAATTAGAGGCCAAGTGGGACGGTCCATACCGCGTAGTAGCAGTAGTCGGCAAGGGCGCATACAAAATAGCTCACCTAGATGGGACTCCATTACCTCGGACTTGGAATGTTGAAAATCTGAAGCTATACCTTCAGTAA